The genome window AGGTGTCAGTGCAGCAAGCCTCTGAGAATAATGTGACGGCTCTTTATCAAGCTTCAACTTTTTTAAATATATTCTAAATATCTGTTCACGGCCTTTGATATCTGGCTTATCAATCGAGATTTGACGGTCAAAACGACCAGGCCTCAATAACGCTTTGTCTAAGATATCCGGTCGGTTTGTACCCGCGAGTACAACAACACCAGAAGTCGTTGCAAAACCGTCCATTTCAACTAATAACTGATTTAGTGTACTTTCCCGCTCATCATTCCCACCAGCAAAACCACCACGACCTCGGGCCCGCCCGATGGCATCAATTTCATCAATAAATATTATACTAGGTGCACATTGTCTTGCTTCTTGGAATAAACTTCGGACCCTCGCGGGTCCCACCCCGACAAACATTTCCATAAAATCAGAACCCGATATCGATAAAAACGGTACGTCGGATTCTCCAGCAGTTGCTTTAGCAAGAAGTGTTTTTCCGGTCCCTGGTGGACCCACAAGAAGAGCCCCTTTTGGAATTTTGGCCCCTAACTCCTcatattttttaggattttttaaaAAATGCACAAATTCCATGATTTCTTGCTTTGCTTCATCACAACCAGCTACATCTTTAAAGTATACCTGATCATCACGTATAAAAACATGTCCAGTACTAGTATGttcaaaagttgtgaaaaaaaaaCCACATAACCATtgcaaataaaaaaaatgttcagtattttcaaaagtttttgagtaaaatgccataatcgtccctgaggtttgaccagttttgcaactttcgtccaaaggtttgtttttccgcatctaggTCCAATAGGCTTGAAATcctgccattttcatccagcccgttaactccatccattattctccgttaagtcaggggtctTTCCGTCTTTTtattaacttaaagggcaatttggtctttttcaagGGTATTCGGtatttttacataaagtgaaaaggactgtattgccctttaagttaacaaaaaagacagaaatacccctaacttaacggagaaaaatggatggagttaatgagccgaatgaaaatggcaagatttcaaaccttttggatccaggtGCGGAAAAATAAACCTTTgaacgaaagtcacaaaactggccagACCTCAGGGACGAAAGTGACATTTTACTCAAAGTTATTTCATGGAAGCCTGCTAACTATTTTTTCATAAATATTGATAGACAATAAACTCAATGAACACAGGTAACCAAAACGAAAGCTTGCCttgtttttggaatttttatCTAATTTCGTCACTTGTGCTTTGCCTATGTTGAATATTCCACGGCCCCCCTTTCCACCTTGGCCGATATTGATCTGCATTCTTTTGCCCATAAAATATAAGGTTCCTAAAAGCAATAACGTTGGAATAAACCTTATTAGCTCTTGGACCCAATTTGTTTCAGAAGAATACGTGACAGGTATATAATTATGTGGATCTATTCCCAATGCCTCTTGAGCTTCCTCAAGCTTTTCCTCAAATGTCTCCACACTTcctatattaaaataatatttataatagcTTGACTGTCCTCTTGACCTGTTGCCATTGTTTGGACCCTGAATGACGTCATCACTGGTTTGAATTGTGTTGGCGTTTGAAGCCTTTACGTACACTTTAGCAACGGATTTGTTGCTGACAACAATGTGGTCCACTAAACCAGGTTCAAGAAGCTTGTTTTTGAACTCCTGAAAACTAATCTGAAACGCATATCCAACAACATCATTCAAAGGCGATGAAAACTCGCAATTGGGCATATGATACTTATATTTGTGTTGAAAAGTAGCAAGAACCAACACCTGTTGTTGTTCTTGGGGAGTCAAAAATATGGTTGACAGGACAAAAGCGAAAAACATCAAAGGCGAGATTAAACTTTGATAATTCTTCATAAAGTTGTCTCCATCGTCATTTTTACCAGAGTCCCCTAGAGATAAGAAGCGGTTATTGAAAGCTATATATACATTGGAAATCAAAGAGAATACAAATGAAGCGTAATTAATACCTTTAGAGCCCGATTTCTGACCCTCCCCTTTTGGCACCTCTTTTTTTCCCTTTGGGTGATAGTTTTCATAGTCTACACAATTCCAATAAGGAACAATAAATAGTTGATCACAGGCTAGCAATTCTATATTTCAATTTCAGTATAGTCTGCAGTCTGCACAACTACAAACACATGCAAGAACTATATCAATGTATAGATGCagcctaatttaataataataataactgtaATCCTAAAAA of Helianthus annuus cultivar XRQ/B chromosome 1, HanXRQr2.0-SUNRISE, whole genome shotgun sequence contains these proteins:
- the LOC110943957 gene encoding ATP-dependent zinc metalloprotease FTSH 10, mitochondrial, yielding MIFTRISRCISRSSSHSTFRRNVRGLISTESSANAYIQRFDAGAAGLVRSYLTSKGQIINPKTCASDVNYFAKQLGLRRLFCNEAPKKRNYENYHPKGKKEVPKGEGQKSGSKGDSGKNDDGDNFMKNYQSLISPLMFFAFVLSTIFLTPQEQQQISFQEFKNKLLEPGLVDHIVVSNKSVAKVYVKASNANTIQTSDDVIQGPNNGNRSRGQSSYYKYYFNIGSVETFEEKLEEAQEALGIDPHNYIPVTYSSETNWVQELIRFIPTLLLLGTLYFMGKRMQINIGQGGKGGRGIFNIGKAQVTKLDKNSKNKVYFKDVAGCDEAKQEIMEFVHFLKNPKKYEELGAKIPKGALLVGPPGTGKTLLAKATAGESDVPFLSISGSDFMEMFVGVGPARVRSLFQEARQCAPSIIFIDEIDAIGRARGRGGFAGGNDERESTLNQLLVEMDGFATTSGVVVLAGTNRPDILDKALLRPGRFDRQISIDKPDIKGREQIFRIYLKKLKLDKEPSHYSQRLAALTPGFAGADIANVCNEAALVAARRESAVITMEHFEAAIDRVIGGLEKKNRVISKLERRTVAYHESGHAVVGWFLEHAEPLLKVTIVPRGTAALGFAQYVPNENLLMTKEQLFDLTCMTLGGRAAEQVLIGKISTGAQNDLEKVTQMTYAQVAVYGFSEKVGLLSFPKNDGAFEVTKPYSSKTAAIIDVEAREWVAKAYKRTLELVEEHKEQVTQLAEQLLEKEVLHQEDLVNILGQRPFQYSEPTNYDRFKEGFAENDDEK